A genome region from Bradyrhizobium sp. WSM1417 includes the following:
- the rph gene encoding ribonuclease PH, with protein sequence MRPSRRAPDELRPVTLERGVVKYAEGSCLVKFGDTHVLVTATLEDRLPPWLKGQGRGWVTAEYGMLPRATSERTRREASAGKQSGRTVEIQRLIGRSLRTIINLEALGERQITVDCDVLQADGGTRTASITGAWVALADCITWMKARNMVKANVLRDNVAAISCGIYKGTPVLDLDYAEDSEADTDANFVMTGDGRIIEVQGTAEREPFTEAEFLALMALARKGVARLVDLQKLAVA encoded by the coding sequence ATGCGGCCAAGCCGCCGTGCGCCCGATGAATTGCGCCCCGTGACGCTGGAGCGCGGCGTGGTCAAATATGCGGAAGGCTCGTGCCTGGTGAAATTCGGCGATACCCACGTGCTGGTCACCGCCACGCTGGAAGACCGCCTGCCGCCATGGCTGAAGGGCCAGGGCCGCGGCTGGGTCACCGCCGAATACGGCATGCTGCCGCGCGCGACCTCGGAACGCACCCGCCGCGAGGCCTCCGCAGGAAAGCAGAGCGGCCGCACCGTCGAAATTCAGCGCCTGATCGGCCGCTCGCTTCGCACCATCATCAATCTCGAAGCGCTCGGCGAGCGCCAGATCACGGTCGATTGCGACGTGCTCCAAGCCGACGGCGGCACCCGCACGGCCTCGATCACCGGCGCCTGGGTCGCCCTCGCCGATTGCATCACCTGGATGAAGGCGCGCAACATGGTCAAGGCCAATGTGTTGCGCGACAACGTCGCCGCGATCTCCTGCGGCATTTACAAGGGCACGCCCGTGCTCGACCTCGACTATGCCGAGGACTCCGAAGCCGACACCGACGCCAATTTCGTCATGACGGGCGATGGCCGCATCATCGAGGTCCAGGGCACCGCGGAACGCGAGCCGTTCACGGAAGCCGAGTTCCTCGCGCTGATGGCGCTGGCGCGCAAGGGCGTCGCGCGTCTCGTGGACTTGCAGAAACTGGCGGTAGCGTAG
- the hrcA gene encoding heat-inducible transcriptional repressor HrcA, producing MAHHDPIHLIAPRAGLAQLNERSRDIFRQIVESYLATGEPVGSRNISRLIAMPLSPASVRNVMADLEQLGLIYAPHTSAGRLPTELGLRFFVDALMQVGDLNDSERQAIQSQLTSVGHAQSVEAALEEALTRLSGLTRAAAVVLTPKSNARLKHIEFVRLEPEKALVILVGEDGQVENRVLTLPPGVPSSALTEAGNFLNARIRGRTLAEARLELETALGEARTELDQLTHKVISAGIASWSGGENEDRQLIVRGHANLLEDLHALEDLERVRLLFDDLETKRGVIDLLGRAETAEGVRIFIGSENKLFSLSGSSTIISPYRDAAGHIVGVLGVIGPTRLNYARVIPTVDYAARIVSRLLGG from the coding sequence GTGGCCCATCACGATCCGATCCATCTGATCGCGCCGCGCGCGGGCCTCGCCCAGCTCAACGAGCGTTCCCGCGACATCTTTCGTCAAATCGTCGAAAGCTATCTCGCGACCGGGGAGCCGGTGGGCTCGCGCAATATTTCTCGCCTGATCGCCATGCCGCTGTCGCCCGCCTCGGTCCGCAACGTCATGGCCGACCTGGAACAGCTCGGCCTGATCTACGCCCCGCACACCTCCGCCGGCCGGCTGCCGACGGAACTCGGCCTGCGCTTCTTCGTCGATGCCCTGATGCAGGTCGGCGACCTCAATGACAGTGAACGGCAGGCGATCCAGAGCCAGTTGACCTCCGTGGGCCACGCGCAATCGGTCGAGGCTGCGCTCGAGGAAGCATTGACGCGGCTTTCCGGCCTGACCCGCGCCGCTGCCGTCGTGCTGACGCCGAAATCCAATGCGCGGCTGAAACATATCGAATTCGTCCGCTTGGAACCGGAAAAGGCATTGGTGATCCTGGTCGGCGAGGACGGGCAGGTCGAAAACCGCGTCTTGACGCTGCCGCCGGGAGTTCCATCGTCGGCGTTGACCGAAGCCGGCAACTTCCTCAATGCGCGGATCCGGGGACGGACCCTGGCCGAGGCGCGGCTGGAGCTCGAGACCGCGCTCGGAGAGGCGCGCACCGAGCTCGATCAGCTGACGCATAAGGTGATCTCGGCCGGGATTGCCAGCTGGTCGGGCGGCGAGAACGAGGACCGCCAGCTCATCGTCCGCGGCCACGCCAATCTGCTCGAGGATTTGCATGCGCTGGAGGACCTCGAGCGCGTTCGCCTGCTGTTCGACGATCTCGAGACCAAGCGCGGCGTCATCGACCTGCTCGGCCGGGCCGAGACCGCGGAAGGCGTGCGGATCTTCATCGGCAGTGAGAACAAGCTGTTCTCATTGTCGGGTTCGTCCACCATCATCTCGCCCTATCGGGATGCCGCCGGCCATATCGTCGGTGTTTTGGGCGTGATCGGGCCGACGCGGCTGAATTATGCCCGCGTGATCCCGACCGTGGACTACGCTGCCCGCATCGTCAGCCGGCTGCTGGGGGGCTGA